A single Lolium perenne isolate Kyuss_39 chromosome 6, Kyuss_2.0, whole genome shotgun sequence DNA region contains:
- the LOC127326572 gene encoding sugar transport protein MST1 — translation MQSYLTPFLPNTAMAKKEMHSLLGNCAHVFGMSLENTIQGYQVTTNMGHVPALIIKRSVLITGSAILSIAIRYRALLDRWILHKFAVSQGAPTHSAMLLRSCWQRISLPLFVGIGFLMARLYNYISIHSFIYGRQVIRSVEANIQSDSVIENNELSNQQSIIPSLFGGKHVYARLALQCIFSTAMLKAQLAPKSISFKARCLQKKHDISALRSIVARNGQWLTYIGALVTLQIFLQLNKVNTTSSLLPMLFQTTSSRSRAAVVGNIVIILVNSCGILGSAFTIKQHGRAATLTVSVVLMVFCQIAIPSILEFHIGLGGGSRMPRGYTAAMFVLTCVVSCGLSWSWGSMFWTVPGNKTHSAGQVAGMALNLVFCFAQMQYFLVLLWRLRSALLAYYAMWIWS, via the exons ATGCAGTCATATTTGACGCCGTTCTTGCCTAACACTGCCATGGCAAAGAAGGAAATGCATTCCTTGCTCGGCAATTGCGCACATGTATTTGGCATGTCATTAGAGAATACAATTCAGGGCTACCAAGTCACCACAAATATGGGGCATGTACCTGCCTTGATCATAAAGCGCTCCGTTCTCATTACTGGTAGCGCAATTTTATCCATTGCCATCCGCTATAGAGCTCTACTTGACAGATGGATACTGCACAAGTTTGCTGTCTCCCAG GGTGCACCTACTCACTCCGCCATGCTATTGAGATCCTGTTGGCAGCGTATATCCTTGCCTTTGTTTGTTGGCATTGGTTTTCTGATGGCAAGGCTCTATAACTACATTAGCATTCACAGCTTTATCTATGGTCGGCAAGTCATCCGCAGTGTCGAAGCTAACATTCAAAGTGATTCAGTCATTGAGAATAATGAGTTGTCCAATCAGCAATCCATCATTCCAAGTTTGTTTGGCGGGAAGCACGTTTATGCCCGTCTAGCGCTTCAGTGTATTTTCAGCACTGCCATGTTAAAGGCACAACTAGCGCCAAAGTCGATCAGTTTCAAGGCGAGGTGCTTACAGAAGAAGCATGACATCAGTGCGCTTCGGAGTATCGTGGCAAGAAATGGACAGTGGCTGACATACATTGGGGCGTTGGTGACTCTACAGATATTTTTACAGCTAAATAAAGTGAACACTACTTCTTCGCTGCTGCCGATGCTGTTTCAAACAACAAGTTCCAGGAGCCGAGCTGCTGTTGTCGGTAATATTGTGATAATTTTGGTGAACTCATGTGGCATTCTTGGTTCTGCCTTTACAATAAAACAGCATGGTCGTGCAGCAACGTTAACTGTCAGTGTTGTTCTGATGGTATTTTGCCAG ATCGCGATTCCATCGATCCTGGAATTCCACATCGGGCTAGGCGGCGGAAGCCGAATGCCGAGGGGATACACCGCCGCGATGTTCGTGCTCACCTGCGTCGTCTCCTGCGGCCTCAGCTGGTCATGGGGCTCCATGTTCTGGACCGTTCCTGGCAACAAGACCCACTCGGCTGGGCAGGTTGCCGGCATGGCTCTCAACCTGGTCTTCTGCTTCGCCCAGATGCAGTACTTCCTGGTGCTGCTGTGGCGGCTGAGGAGTGCCCTCCTTGCGTACTACGCCATGTGGATTTGGTCATGA